In Apium graveolens cultivar Ventura chromosome 10, ASM990537v1, whole genome shotgun sequence, the following are encoded in one genomic region:
- the LOC141689511 gene encoding uncharacterized protein LOC141689511, giving the protein MANNTNTLSVRSVLEKDKLTGGNNFLDWQRNLRIVLRQECKLHVIDIPPPGPLPEGATPDERAARTRDENDANDVACLMLATMSAELQRQHVYMDAYTINEHLQSMFASQTRQERFNTSKSLFNCKQGASEPVGPHVLKMIGYIEYLETLGFPIGPETGIDLIMNSLNNKFTQFVVNYNINEFDKTPTELLHMLRTYETNMKTAEPAPILMVGNIGKAKGKGKWKGKKKIGYDSTPKPKSGPKQALKPKGGVTKGECHYCKKDGHWKRNCPIYLEDLKKKKAVQISGSGPAEN; this is encoded by the exons atggcaaacaacacaaacacactatccgtacgttcagtccttgagaaggacaagctgacaggaggaaacaacttcctagactggcagaggaatttgaggattgtcctcaggcaggagtgcaagcttcatgtcattgatattcctcctccaggcccccttcctgagggtgctactcctgatgaacgagcagcacgcacaagggatgagaatgatgcaaatgatgttgcatgtcttatgttggcaactatgagtgctgagcttcaaagacagcatgtgtatatggatgcatatactatcaatgagcacttgcaaagcatgtttgcaagccaaactcgtcaagaaaggttcaacacgagtaagtcactttttaattgcaaacaaggggcgagtgaaccagttggcccacatgttctgaagatgattggttacattgagtaccttgaaactttgggtttcccgattggtccggaaactggtattgacctaatcatgaattctttgaacaacaaattcactcagtttgttgtgaactacaatatcaatgaatttgacaaaacacctactgaattgttgcatatgttgagaacatatgagaccaacatgaagacagctgaacctgctcccatactgatggtgggaaatataggtaaggccaaagggaagggcaaatggaagggtaagaagaagattggatatgattctacacccaagccaaagtcaggtcccaagcaggctttaaagcctaaaggtggtgtgacCAAGGGTGAATGccactactgtaagaaagatggtcactggaagagaaactgtccaatttacttggaggatctgaagaaaaagaaagcagttcagatttctggatcag ggcctgcagagaattag
- the LOC141688945 gene encoding putative glycerol-3-phosphate acyltransferase 2, translated as MVFSKPPSFPKLVLFLCRLLRKHYRDQKGLQRSLSNAHSVAPEHKLQNQTSLSQRVKSSKNTTMIFNVEGTLLKSSSLFPYFMLVAFEAGSLIRAFVLLALYPLLCFLNHEQSLKVMVMVSFFGLKKKSFRVGSSVLPKYFLEDVGAEVFEVLKRAKVNYAVTDMPQIMVESFLSDYLEIDFVTGRDLKTVCGYYVGLMQENKNTTSLEDKYEDANIFQNVIGLKNIDVSVQHPLFSHCKEAVMVSEVEKLKWTILAKERYPKPLIFHDGRLAFRPSPLAMLAMFIWFPFGSILSIIRICIALSLPYNISTPLLAYSGMKLELSRPNSHLVSGNTESKTKGSLYVCNHRTLLDPLFLSFGLVKPLAAVTYSLSRMSEFLSPIRTVPLTRNREKDREMMDKLLNQGDLVVCPEGTTCREPYLLRLSPLFTELSDDIVPVGINTNVSMFHGTTASGLKCLDPIFFLMNPTPSYTVQILDKICGVSSCNDNQSSRFDVANRVQCELGEALGFECTMLTRKDKYMILAGNEGVVSTEKKQ; from the exons ATGGTGTTTTCTAAGCCCCCTTCGTTCCCTAAGCTTGTCCTCTTTCTATGTCGCCTCCTTCGAAAACATTATCGAGACCAAAAGGGCTTGCAGAGAAGCTTAAGTAATGCTCATTCTGTTGCACCTGAACACAAACTACAAAACCAAACATCTTTGTCTCAAAGAGTCAAGTCATCCAAAAACACTACTATGATTTTTAATGTCGAAGGAACTTTGTTGAAATCTTCGTCCCTTTTTCCGTACTTCATGCTAGTTGCTTTCGAAGCAGGCAGTCTTATAAGAGCTTTTGTTTTACTAGCTCTATACCCTCTTCTTTGTTTTCTTAATCATGAACAGTCCTTAAAAGTTATGGTTATGGTATCGTTTTTCGGTCTCAAGAAAAAGAGTTTTCGAGTAGGAAGTTCTGTTCTACCAAAGTATTTCTTAGAGGATGTTGGTGCTGAGGTTTTTGAGGTGTTGAAAAGAGCCAAAGTAAACTATGCAGTCACTGATATGCCTCAGATAATGGTCGAAAGTTTCTTAAGTGATTACTTGGAGATTGATTTTGTTACTGGAAGAGATTTAAAAACGGTTTGTGGTTATTATGTGGGGCTAATGCAAGAAAACAAGAACACAACGAGTTTGGAAGATAAATACGAAGATGCAAATATTTTCCAAAATGTTATCGGGCTTAAAAATATTGATGTATCAGTTCAACATCCATTGTTCTCACATTGCAAG GAGGCTGTGATGGTGAGTGAAGTTGAGAAGCTTAAATGGACTATACTTGCCAAGGAAAGATATCCAAAACCTTTAATCTTCCATGATGGTAGATTAGCTTTCAGGCCATCCCCACTTGCCATGCTTGCGATGTTCATCTGGTTTCCTTTTGGGTCAATTCTTTCCATAATTCGAATATGTATTGCCTTATCTTTACCGTACAATATCTCCACTCCTCTGTTAGCTTACTCGGGAATGAAACTTGAGCTTTCAAGACCAAACAGCCACTTGGTGTCGGGTAATACCGAGTCAAAAACCAAAGGTTCACTATACGTATGTAACCACAGGACGTTATTGGACCCTTTATTTCTTTCGTTTGGACTCGTGAAGCCTCTGGCCGCAGTCACGTACAGTCTAAGCAGAATGTCAGAATTTCTTTCACCGATCAGAACGGTGCCATTAACGAGAAACAGAGAAAAAGACAGAGAAATGATGGATAAATTATTGAACCAAGGAGATTTGGTTGTTTGTCCCGAAGGAACCACCTGCAGGGAACCTTATTTGCTAAGGCTAAGTCCATTATTTACGGAACTGAGTGATGACATTGTACCTGTTGGCATAAACACAAATGTGAGCATGTTTCATGGAACTACTGCTAGTGGATTGAAGTGTTTAGATCCTATTTTCTTCCTTATGAATCCAACACCCAGCTACACAGTTCAAATTCTTGATAAAATTTGTGGCGTGTCTTCGTGCAACGATAATCAAAGCTCGAGGTTCGACGTTGCGAATAGAGTGCAATGTGAGCTTGGTGAAGCCCTGGGGTTTGAATGCACAATGCTTACAAGGAAGGACAAGTACATGATCTTGGCAGGCAATGAAGGAGTGGTCTCTACAGAAAAGAAACAATAA